TAAATCTTGTTATGTTTATAACCTTCAAAAATTGCGTACGCTTGTCCATAGGCTCTTCCGGATCTGCTAAAGGTAGACAACCCGCAATAATAGATTACGGTGGTGATTATGATGACGACTATTATACGGATTATTACGACTACTATTACAATTCTCGCTCTCCACCTAGAACCAGATCTGAAGCGCAACGCAGAGGCTCAAATCGagctttatttaatttcatgttGAATACATTGTATTCCAGAAGGAGACGATAAACGGAATAAATTAAAGTAGTTTATGCCAGCCTCGTCCACTTTCACAGTCATTTCAAAAGCTCGgccaaattataaaaaatgaaaatgtgacatggttagcagccaataaaatgatatttattCGTTTCATTTCATAACATTCCATAACAGATAATTTACACTAAACCAAACGTCATATCATACGCCAATATTTGCTTAATGAGCACTCAGCTGCAATGTCCTAGTgcgtgatgtaatgccaatgaagtaGAGGGAGGGAGGGTACTTTATTAGCTTCGTGCATATTGGACGATATTTGCCCAAAGAGATTTCTTCGATTGTGGGGAGGGATtactttaacatttttttttgtattttctaaGCGCACAGCTTAATAATAAGTAAGTTTAATAATAGTTTAATAATAATCATAAGTAAGTACTATGATTTGTATGAtacattgctttgaaaaaatattttcaaagtcaGTCATTTACAagatattgcaaaaaaaacaaatagtagggtttaggcaggtattttcgtcttttcgtcgtagtctcgaaaaccaataaaagagaaacttttttgacaaactcatccgtatcaaatcgtaagctcaggagatacgttctgctatagtggagttctagctaaaggacgttcctttcgatggttttagcccctatgacgatggacggaaatacctgccgtgtccctacccgTTTGGTTTCACTTTGCTATACATTTGCATTTATGTAAATGTACCAGTCCGGTGAAAATTCTTTCTGTGTCCAGTGTACTCGTTATGTGCCTAGTAACAAATAAAAGCAATTACTAGACCCGTTCGTATTTACAAAAGCATTTATTTACACTGATAAATACAGTCCAGTTAGAAAGGTACACTATTTATTATTATCTATTACAAGCGTCCTTGAAAATTCGTTTTCTTCCATCACATACACACAGATTTTGCACATGTTTTCATGTCTCGTTTTTCACACCTTCAGTGCAATTCGTTGACTTCCGAAGTAGCCTCGAAAGCGATCCGTTCTGCTTCGCGTTGCGCTGCAATTTGGGCGTGCTCATGAGCGATCTTCTCATACAGCGTGAAATGTCGATCTTTAGCCTTGGACACGGCAACTGTATCTCTGGGGAGGGTTGCTTCCTGCTCAATGATTAGGGGAATAAAAAATAGATTCAACGAGATATCAAAATAGATCAGCAAAAACACATACCACAATCGGTTGGTGGGGGTTGGCGTGTTCTTCCGCAATCTTTGCGTACAACGCAAAATGTTTATTCGCTGCACGTTGAACCGCTTCGGTTTGTTCGGGAGATTTTGGTACGTGACTCAGCCGGGGGTAAAACCCGTGAGCATCTGCGACGTACTCCACGGTGCGAACTTGATTCCTGGGATCGATGTAGGAAAACGATCCTTGCACTACGCCACTTCCATCGGAAACTTCACTGTGCGTACGATCAACATGTCCTGGATAACGTCCAGCCGCGTAGCCAAACGCATAGGGTCTTGGTGGGGGAGGGAGGGTGGTGACTTCATCCTCAACAATTACTTGTTTCAGCACGTGAGACACATCGCAATATGCTAACCCGACCAAGAGCGCCACTAGAAACTGTTGCATTCGATTCATGAGCATATCTTCAATATGTATTACATCACTCTAAACAACAGAAAGGAACTTACGGTTATCGATGCGGAGAACTGCATACTGACGACCAATTTAAATATCGAATTTCAAATCAATGCACGAATAAGCTTCTTCACACGGCAAGCTTCTCAAAGTTACTAACTGGTAAGAAGGCAATGCGCTGCGCTAGAAGGCCAAGAAAGACTCAAAAGCGGGTGGCTTATGTAGCTGGGCGCGTTTCTTAAATCTGAACGTATGCGAAATGAGTAGAAAACTTGTTTGGTGGAGTAAATGGTTATTCATGGCGCTTACTTCATCTGCTCGAATGAACAACTGCAACAGGTGTGCTTTGGGCTGCGATGAAAGCGGTATtgattttcttctataaaagctTCGTGTGTATGAAATTACTGTCTAAATGGGCGAACGCGTCGTGGATCTTCCTTTAACtatattgaatgatttaacATACTTCGCGTCTCACCCCGGGATCCTTTCAGGCCCATTTTTTAAGTGGTTTTACCCAGTAAATTTGATAGATAccatttgttttcgtgattaaTAATGAAGAAATggcaaaacaagttgaaatttttttttcgggatttgctagatcatccaaactgtccttgagtccagaacttgcgatctacaactacgacactagcttttttcgtcgctccaagcttggatatgtattcaaccatgtccataacagattcctgaagatcaagagacatggtTAGTTGGTTTTAGGATATCatgggtcatccaaaccgttcttaagttcagaacttgcgaatAAGAAGTATGACACTATGGTaattaaccttagtaagatgttggggtcaatatgacccaaaacgaaacgtagaataactttttacctgataatccgatcgttctgaaatttcttgacttttaaaattttgtggaaatgatGCATCTGACATAAAAAAAGtatgactgttttataagcatttacatttctgggtcaatatgaccctaacagaAAAAAATGCTTATAAAAATGCTGGGTCAAAACGACTCCActgttcctgttgcaccttaaaaagttacgaataagatgttagggtcatattgacccagaaatgtaaatgcttataaaacagtcaaattatagccgaattacaaagtttatataccgttcgaaagataaactcatcaatttggccaccgggaaacgacttccacggggaccttgtcagTCATATAAGGGAAGcacaaaaatcgctccatatatgcctttcgatcgctaattcttcatagattctcttaaaacggtaatgtatggtccatgagagggcttccgatgaaaTTGGCCATTCCTGGtgcatgcaaggtgcccccggggaacctgtaggaggggacatttccgttttaacaccaaaatatgccgtgcggcggctcttttgtcatgattttttacaaaatagatgattatgcgcttgaaatcgataagtgaccacattggccactcttggaacttatgaggtgcccttggggaacccgtagaaagggacatttccgttttaacatcaaaatatgtcgtgcggcggctctttcgtcatgattttcctcaaaatagatgattatgcacttgaaatcgataagtgaccacattggccactcttggaacttATGAGGTACCCTTGGGGAACCCTTAGAAAGGGACATTTACGTttcaacaccaaaatatgccgtgcggcggctctttcgtcatgatttttcacaaaatagatgattaggtgctcgaaatcgataatcaCTCTTGGAGCTTTTTGCCGAAAAATTTTGATGTAAAAACGGatatgtccccttttacggattccccgagggcaccttataggctccaagagtggccaatgtggtcacttatcgatttcgagcgcataatcatctattttgtggaaaatcatgacgaaagagccgccacatggcatattttggtgttaaaatggaaatgttcctttctacgggttccccaagggcacctcataggttccaagagtggccaatgtggtcacttatcgatttcgagcgaataaccatctctttggtgggaaaacacaccgaaagaatcaccgcacggcatattttggtgttaaaacggaaatgtcccattccacgggttccctgggggcccctaataggttccaagagtggccaatgtggtcacttatcgatttcaagcgcataatcatctattttgtggaaaatcatgacgaaagagccgccgcaccgCATATTTTGATGTTAAAACGGCAATGTCCCtttttacgggttccccaagggcactTCATAGGTTGCAAGAGTGGCCAAtctggtcacttatcgatttcgagcgcataatcatctatt
The nucleotide sequence above comes from Armigeres subalbatus isolate Guangzhou_Male chromosome 3, GZ_Asu_2, whole genome shotgun sequence. Encoded proteins:
- the LOC134228139 gene encoding uncharacterized protein LOC134228139, giving the protein MQFSASITFLVALLVGLAYCDVSHVLKQVIVEDEVTTLPPPPRPYAFGYAAGRYPGHVDRTHSEVSDGSGVVQGSFSYIDPRNQVRTVEYVADAHGFYPRLSHVPKSPEQTEAVQRAANKHFALYAKIAEEHANPHQPIVEATLPRDTVAVSKAKDRHFTLYEKIAHEHAQIAAQREAERIAFEATSEVNELH